A genomic stretch from Anopheles nili chromosome X, idAnoNiliSN_F5_01, whole genome shotgun sequence includes:
- the LOC128728981 gene encoding centrosomal protein of 162 kDa-like, whose protein sequence is MSAERNGFELRAKRKEPQCDSEESLDEFLEHELVCWLNEDKPICAKVATLRPELYGELNHLFDVVNEADNRCVEEILHEAELLMEDATGLDRPHSPFQWNEPLPELDAGQRKDSNRNRTIDKCLQTINPGTRTVLQTATIFSPQSIVLVRMLVTVRIVHRKDVPVNGAEIRRLVVPVLDQFVRDVLNFSPRDNTSSTKDADGYVRTKQGHSPLQRIRDLAPAELGPTVTLVDQPPAIKKNATPQPEPPTNPAGRRSKQEVPRRQTCDKSTQPSPTHEQPDRWSKDRQLELKITVLEDRLKDTEERYQSLRLQYDTLSQVHRTLRDSYATLQEESEMMQFDIRHLTSCAEVLRSELQSARCDRDSAIELQKLLQTELDESRKDRKKLQDGSEKDVKTIQDLQRQCREMERIMMRKNPDSISALIVASKSPTGTPPGTDSTSSTCRVLEQRIAQLEADARKQDAKAQGILADVQARFNSVQAKYETHIADLEMQVLSLQEINSKLNEKIIRQMEELASIGSHAVTVAATSTASFTQTDGTPPPDDVSERTRKRDPVKMRSILVQTDPAGGEPVTTVRSAPNAKRAQAQSKEDAHLLATIRGMRVDLAIKEKAVQRLTREVEECKKTIKKLQKKKDPIPGKGDVGRSPARVRSKTGDTAEPDTVGSLREAQSRVKALEIDYKTLQEKRMQDLKTLQAAHEKELASCHESIRFLQQRMAESEEELLHRKDKQRPGHNTDYYGLKAKRKRTLKRIVSPTLILTRKFWLSGTIPSCKELIHHSAYKATALWNAKTFTELAVLH, encoded by the exons ATGTCCGCGGAGCGCAACGGCTTTGAGCTGCGGGCCAAGCGCAAAGAACCCCAGTGCGACAGCGAGGAATCGCTGGATGAGTTTCTGGAGCACGAACTAGTGTGCTGGCTGAACGAGGACAAGCCGATCTGTGCGAAGGTAGCGACCCTGCGGCCAGAGCTGTACGGTGAGCTGAACCATTTGTTTGACGTGGTGAACGAAGCCGACAACCGCTGCGTGGAAGAGATTCTGCACGAGGCCGAGCTGTTGATGGAGGACGCCACAGGACTTGACCGGCCGCATTCGCCATTCCAGTGGAACGAACCGCTGCCAGAGTTAGACGCTGGCCAGCGAAAAGATTCGAATCGGAACCGGACCATCGACAAGTGCCTGCAGACA ATCAACCCCGGCACACGGACCGTACTGCAAACCGCCACGATTTTTTCGCCACAATCGATCGTACTGGTGCGAATGCTCGTAACCGTCCGGATTGTGCACCGGAAGGATGTACCAGTCAATGGTGCGGAGATACGCCGGCTGGTTGTCCCAGTCCTCGATCAGTTCGTTCGCGAT GTGCTTAACTTCAGTCCGCGTGATAACACCTCCTCCACCAAGGATGCAGATGGGTACGTCCGAACCAAGCAAGGACATTCTCCGCTACAACGGATACGTGACCTTGCGCCAGCTGAGCTTGGGCCTACCGTGACATTGGTCGATCAACCGCCTGCAATCAAAAAGAACGCCACACCCCAGCCGGAACCACCGACCAACCCAGCCGGACGTCGGAGCAAACAGGAAGTCCCGAGGAGACAGACTTGCGACAAATCCACGCAACCATCGCCGACACACGAGCAACCGGATCGATGGTCCAAAGATCGACAACTCGAGCTGAAGATCACCGTACTGGAGGACCGATTAAAGGACACCGAAGAGCGCTATCAGAGCCTGCGGTTGCAATACGATACGCTGTCCCAGGTGCACAGGACATTGCGCGATAGTTACGCCACGCTGCAGGAGGAGAGCGAAATGATGCAGTTTGATATACGCCACCTGACCAGTTGTGCCGAAGTGCTGAG ATCCGAGCTGCAGTCGGCCCGGTGTGATCGGGATTCCGCCATCGAACTGCAGAAGCTGCTGCAAACCGAGCTGGACGAATCGCGCAAAGACCGCAAAAAACTGCAAGATGGCAGCGAGAAGGACGTAAAAACCATACAGGACTTGCAGCGGCAGTGCCGCGAGATGGAGCGAATCATGATGCGCAAAAATCCGGACTCCATATCGGCGCTGATAG TTGCCAGTAAATCACCGACGGGGACACCGCCGGGAACCGATAGCACCTCGTCCACCTGCCGCGTGCTGGAACAACGCATCGCCCAGCTGGAAGCGGATGCCCGGAAACAGGACGCAAAAGCGCAAGGTATACTAGCCGACGTGCAGGCCCGCTTTAACTCGGTGCAGGCGAAGTACGAGACGCACATCGCGGATCTCGAGATGCAGGTGCTCAGCCTGCAGGAGATCAACTCGAAGCTAAACGAAAAGATCATACGCCAGATGGAGGAACTGGCCAGCATCGGTAGCCATGCGGTTACCGTCGCTGCCACCAGCACTGCTAGCTTCACGCAAACCGACGGCACACCACCGCCGGACGACGTGTCTGAGCGGACACGTAAGAGAGATCCTGTTAAAATGCGCTCTATTTTAGTCCAAACGGATCCGGCCGGTGGCGAACCGGTGACCACGGTGCGATCCGCACCGAACGCCAAGCGGGCTCAGGCGCAAAGCAAGGAGGACGCCCATCTGCTGGCCACAATCCGTGGCATGCGCGTTGACCTGGCGATCAAGGAGAAGGCCGTGCAACGGCTAACGCGTGAGGTTGAGGAGTGTAAGAAAACGATCAAGaagctgcagaagaagaaggacCCGATACCGGGCAAAGGCGATGTCGGACGGTCACCGGCGAGGGTGCGCAGCAAGACGGGAGACACGGCGGAACCGGATACGGTCGGTTCGCTTCGGGAGGCGCAGTCCCGCGTGAAGGCACTTGAGATAGATTACAAGACGCTGCAGGAGAAACGGATGCAAGAT CTCAAAACCCTTCAAGCCGCCCATGAAAAGGAGCTGGCGTCGTGCCACGAATCGATACGATTCCTGCAGCAACGGATGGCAGAAAGCGAGGAGGAGCTACTGCACCGGAAGGATAAGCAACGGCCGGGTCATAATACCGATTACTACGGACTGAAGGCAAAG CGAAAGCGCACCCTTAAAAGAATTGTAAGCCCGACGCTGATTCTTACCAGAAAGTTTTGGCTGTCTGGAACCATTCCGTCCTGCAAGGAGTTGATACACCATTCGGCATACAAAGCAACTGCATTATGGAATGCTAAAACTTTTACTGAGCTGGCAGTGTTGCActga